In one window of Chryseobacterium phocaeense DNA:
- a CDS encoding glycoside hydrolase family 25 protein has translation MTPKKYTKKTAKKVHETRRKNYFFRRKVILAVLIVALIGTGFYLKQSISYYYALYFNKFSHKKLHNSEVEAARIQKILTNNLDKTYGFDISHYQNREDIKWDSLSIGNKTIPLEFVVMRATMGNRNADKHFDEFWAKAQKHNLIRGAYHFYRADEDPVIQANNFLANVKLESGDLPPILDIEKIPKRKTNKKLLEDLKVWCKIVEETYGEKPIIYTYYHYYKDFLKGEFDDYPLWLANYNDVPAPTPDDHWDFWQFTENGIVHGINTKVDLDIYNGNSWSLKRLTLD, from the coding sequence ATGACCCCAAAAAAGTATACCAAAAAAACTGCCAAAAAAGTGCATGAAACCCGCCGGAAGAATTATTTTTTCCGGAGAAAAGTGATATTGGCTGTTTTGATTGTGGCATTAATAGGTACCGGCTTTTACCTGAAGCAATCGATCAGTTATTACTACGCCTTATACTTTAATAAATTCAGTCATAAAAAGCTTCATAACAGCGAAGTGGAAGCGGCCAGGATTCAAAAGATCCTCACCAACAACCTGGATAAAACCTACGGATTTGATATTTCCCATTACCAGAACAGGGAAGATATCAAATGGGACAGCCTGAGCATCGGAAACAAAACAATTCCCCTGGAATTTGTAGTGATGCGTGCCACAATGGGAAACCGCAATGCAGACAAACATTTTGATGAATTCTGGGCAAAAGCTCAAAAACACAATCTGATCCGCGGAGCCTATCATTTTTACAGAGCAGATGAAGATCCCGTAATCCAGGCCAATAATTTTTTAGCGAATGTAAAACTGGAAAGCGGCGACCTTCCTCCTATTTTAGATATTGAAAAAATCCCCAAACGAAAAACCAATAAAAAACTGCTAGAAGACCTTAAAGTATGGTGCAAAATCGTAGAGGAAACTTATGGGGAAAAACCAATTATCTACACGTACTACCATTACTACAAGGATTTTCTGAAAGGAGAATTTGATGATTATCCACTATGGCTGGCCAATTACAATGACGTTCCCGCTCCCACTCCCGATGACCACTGGGATTTCTGGCAGTTCACGGAAAACGGCATCGTTCACGGCATTAATACGAAAGTAGATTTGGACATTTACAACGGAAATTCCTGGTCCTTGAAGAGGTTGACACTGGACTAA
- a CDS encoding alpha/beta fold hydrolase, translated as MKKLNTLLFLLGVYSFNAQVISGTIISKNENRPVPYVKIGVEKENAGTVSDEKGNYSIDLTRFDASGKIKIEVPGYEPYIQTVEFFRKQDKQQIFLKEKTKNIKEVSIKVKKLVDKNWGVNTKTKHVLYSVNPQFRREDFLGETALEFNASKRSKIKNINLNIASYTSDRPVLMRYSIYSEKDGFPDKNILDEEITVELTQDMIKDGTYTLDVNHHNIWVQGKFFIGIQFLKEFEGKINISAALFRTGFMRKFYGDWHKMTLAAPAINIDVKVDKSAKNIKDETAAGGDDLEGLISDVSQYQTESGNSIYGKNTAAGAYLPLKDTRLYYEVYGEGEPLFLLHGNSGSIRDFYQQIPVLAKQFKVIAVDTRGQGKSIDTSKKDFNYTQFAEDVKALADQLGLKKINIAGWSDGGITGLEFALKYPETCQKVIAIGANAFPEGVDERLVLHMKNQLLVLQAENDPQKFNEKRLVKIMLNEPHISEKDLTKIKSPVLVIAGDKDVIKQEHSEMMAKQIPNAELKIYKDATHMIPFEKADELNADIVRFLEK; from the coding sequence ATGAAAAAACTCAATACCTTACTATTCCTTTTAGGGGTTTATTCTTTCAATGCCCAGGTGATTTCCGGAACTATCATTTCCAAAAATGAGAACAGACCGGTTCCTTACGTAAAGATTGGTGTGGAAAAGGAAAATGCCGGAACAGTTTCCGATGAAAAGGGAAATTATTCCATTGACCTTACCAGATTTGATGCCTCAGGGAAAATTAAGATAGAGGTTCCCGGATATGAACCGTACATCCAAACCGTAGAGTTTTTCAGAAAGCAGGATAAGCAACAGATATTTTTAAAAGAAAAGACTAAAAATATTAAGGAGGTCAGCATTAAAGTTAAAAAGCTGGTAGATAAAAACTGGGGAGTAAATACCAAAACAAAACATGTTCTGTATTCCGTGAATCCCCAATTCAGAAGGGAGGATTTTCTTGGAGAGACTGCATTGGAATTCAATGCCAGCAAAAGATCCAAAATTAAAAATATCAATCTGAATATTGCCAGCTATACTTCCGACAGGCCAGTATTGATGAGGTACAGTATCTACTCAGAAAAAGATGGTTTCCCGGATAAAAATATCCTGGATGAAGAAATCACTGTAGAACTTACGCAGGATATGATCAAAGACGGAACCTATACCCTGGACGTTAATCATCATAATATCTGGGTGCAGGGGAAATTTTTTATCGGAATCCAGTTTCTGAAAGAATTTGAAGGCAAGATTAATATCAGTGCAGCCCTTTTCAGAACAGGATTCATGAGAAAATTTTACGGGGACTGGCATAAAATGACTCTGGCAGCACCGGCCATTAATATTGATGTAAAAGTGGATAAAAGCGCAAAGAATATTAAAGATGAAACAGCAGCCGGAGGAGATGACCTTGAAGGCCTGATCTCAGATGTTTCACAATATCAAACGGAATCAGGGAATTCTATCTACGGGAAAAATACTGCTGCAGGCGCCTATCTTCCCTTAAAAGATACCCGGCTTTATTACGAAGTTTACGGCGAAGGAGAGCCGCTTTTCCTGCTTCATGGAAATTCCGGCAGCATCAGGGATTTTTACCAGCAGATTCCGGTGCTGGCCAAACAGTTTAAAGTGATTGCAGTAGATACCCGCGGGCAGGGGAAAAGTATCGATACATCCAAAAAAGATTTCAACTACACTCAGTTTGCAGAGGATGTGAAAGCCCTTGCAGATCAGCTGGGTCTCAAAAAAATAAATATTGCAGGATGGAGCGACGGCGGGATCACAGGCCTTGAATTCGCTTTAAAATATCCTGAAACCTGTCAAAAAGTGATTGCCATCGGTGCCAATGCCTTTCCCGAAGGTGTTGATGAAAGACTTGTTTTGCATATGAAAAACCAGTTGTTGGTACTTCAGGCTGAGAATGATCCTCAGAAGTTCAATGAAAAAAGACTGGTGAAAATCATGCTGAACGAACCTCATATCTCTGAAAAAGACCTTACAAAGATCAAAAGTCCGGTATTGGTAATTGCAGGGGATAAAGACGTTATTAAGCAGGAGCATTCGGAAATGATGGCAAAACAAATCCCGAATGCAGAACTCAAAATCTACAAAGATGCAACCCATATGATTCCATTTGAGAAAGCGGATGAGCTGAATGCGGATATTGTGAGGTTTTTAGAGAAATAG